The Magnolia sinica isolate HGM2019 chromosome 10, MsV1, whole genome shotgun sequence genome includes a window with the following:
- the LOC131217166 gene encoding AAA-ATPase At5g57480-like encodes MKEFWTSLASLMGVFAFSQTLLAAVFPPEIRFASVKLFNRIFHWCSSYCYFDITEIDGVNTNELYNAVQLYLSNSASITTGSRVNLTRALNSSAFTFGLSNNDRLVDTFNGATAWWEHVVTQRQSQTFSWRPLPEEKRGFTLKIRKKDKALILDSYLEFIMQKAEDIRRRNQDRLLYTNSRGGGMDSRGQPWESVPFKHPSTFDTLAMDPDRKSEIMADLRGFADGQSFYQKTGRAWKRGYLLYGPPGTGKSSMIAAMANYLGYDIYDLELTEVHTNSELRKLLMKTTSKSIIVIEDIDCSINLANRSGMKKSPPSGRNEAAMDGMRGSSGTEDGGNTITLSGLLNFTDGLWSCCGSERIFVFTTNHIEKLDPALLRCGRMDMHIFMSYCSFPALKILLKNYLGLDGIADCDDGLMVELESVIDKAEMTPADISEILIKNRIDREKAMAELLQALKSRAERPRRRRAAIVGDNGNDLEEEEEQEKRALETPKDGGDLLGDCQEGGEDGEEKS; translated from the coding sequence ATGAAGGAATTCTGGACCTCTCTAGCCTCTCTCATGGGCGTCTTTGCCTTCAGCCAGACCCTCCTCGCCGCCGTCTTTCCCCCCGAGATCCGTTTCGCCTCCGTCAAGCTCTTCAACCGCATCTTCCACTGGTGCTCTTCCTACTGCTACTTCGACATCACCGAGATCGACGGCGTCAACACCAACGAGCTCTACAACGCTGTCCAGCTCTACCTTAGCAATTCAGCATCAATCACCACCGGATCCCGCGTCAATCTCACCCGAGCCCTCAATTCATCAGCATTCACCTTCGGCCTCTCCAACAACGACCGCCTCGTCGACACCTTCAATGGCGCCACCGCCTGGTGGGAGCACGTCGTCACGCAGCGCCAGTCGCAGACCTTCTCGTGGCGACCACTCCCAGAAGAGAAGCGCGGCTTCACGCTCAAAATCAGGAAGAAAGACAAGGCATTGATCCTCGATTCCTACCTTGAATTCATCATGCAGAAAGCCGAAGACATCCGTCGGAGAAATCAGGACCGTCTGCTGTATACCAATTCCCGCGGCGGGGGGATGGATTCCCGCGGCCAGCCGTGGGAATCCGTCCCGTTCAAGCACCCAAGCACATTCGACACGCTTGCAATGGATCCCGATAGGAAGTCAGAGATCATGGCTGATTTGAGAGGGTTTGCCGACGGTCAGTCGTTCTATCAGAAAACAGGCCGGGCATGGAAGAGAGGCTACCTTCTCTACGGCCCGCCAGGCACTGGAAAATCGAGCATGATCGCTGCAATGGCGAATTATCTCGGATACGACATTTACGATCTCGAGCTCACCGAAGTCCATACGAATTCCGAGCTCCGCAAGCTTCTGATGAAGACGACATCTAAATCTATCATCGTCATTGAAGACATCGATTGCTCGATCAATCTAGCCAATCGATCCGGCATGAAGAAATCGCCCCCTTCAGGAAGGAACGAAGCTGCCATGGATGGAATGCGAGGTAGCAGTGGAACGGAAGATGGGGGGAATACAATCACTCTCTCCGGATTGCTGAATTTCACTGATGGGTTGTGGTCGTGTTGTGGCAGTGAGCGGATCTTCGTTTTCACCACGAATCACATCGAGAAGCTCGACCCAGCGCTGCTGCGCTGCGGCCGGATGGATATGCATATATTCATGAGCTACTGCTCGTTTCCAGCTTTGAAAATCTTGCTGAAGAATTACTTGGGTTTGGATGGCATTGCAGATTGCGATGATGGGTTGATGGTGGAATTGGAATCTGTGATTGATAAGGCGGAGATGACTCCGGCCGATATCAGTGAAATCTTGATCAAGAACAGGATAGACAGGGAGAAGGCAATGGCGGAATTGCTCCAGGCATTGAAGAGCCGTGCTGAGAGGCCACGGAGAAGGCGAGCGGCGATTGTGGGAGACAATGGcaatgatctggaagaagaagaagagcaggagaAGCGGGCGTTAGAGACACCAAAGGACGGTGGAGATTTGCTGGGGGATTGCCaggaaggaggagaagatggGGAGGAGAAGAGCTGA